One region of Candidatus Rhabdochlamydia sp. T3358 genomic DNA includes:
- a CDS encoding arginase translates to MHDDLFFIGAASGLGGNQSGSEKAPFFLKNALNLKLFQEVQPSFYEHNHYESIAHFNQKLAKATFALAKKEEFFITLGGDHSCAIGTWSGVAEGYRQQGDIGLLWIDAHMDAHRPSTSKSGNIHGMPLAALLGFGNKHLINILSSIPKLKPQNIALIGTRSYEKEEEEFLKQLGVNIYFMKDIKQKGLQEVLKEAISHVTASCIGYGISFDLDSLDPSFVNAVGTPVAHGLDLEEFLNCFALFQETPPLAFELVEYNPDLDTKFHSLNVIKRILSCCNTLHKKSITFS, encoded by the coding sequence ATGCATGACGACTTATTTTTTATTGGGGCAGCTTCTGGATTGGGCGGGAACCAATCAGGTAGTGAAAAGGCTCCATTTTTCTTAAAAAATGCACTAAATTTAAAGTTATTTCAAGAAGTCCAGCCTTCCTTTTATGAACATAATCATTATGAAAGTATTGCACATTTCAATCAGAAATTAGCAAAAGCTACCTTTGCTTTGGCTAAAAAAGAAGAGTTTTTTATTACTTTAGGTGGGGATCATTCATGTGCTATTGGAACGTGGTCTGGAGTAGCAGAGGGCTATCGCCAACAAGGAGATATCGGCCTTTTATGGATTGATGCTCATATGGATGCTCATAGACCTTCCACTTCAAAAAGTGGAAATATTCACGGAATGCCTTTAGCAGCTCTTCTTGGCTTTGGGAATAAGCATTTAATCAACATCCTCTCTTCGATTCCCAAGCTAAAACCCCAAAATATCGCACTAATTGGCACTAGAAGTTATGAAAAAGAAGAAGAAGAGTTTTTGAAACAACTAGGTGTAAACATCTATTTCATGAAAGATATCAAACAGAAAGGGTTGCAAGAAGTGCTAAAAGAAGCCATTAGCCATGTTACAGCCTCTTGCATTGGATATGGGATTTCTTTTGACCTTGACAGTCTCGATCCTAGCTTTGTAAATGCAGTGGGTACCCCTGTTGCTCATGGACTTGATCTTGAAGAGTTCCTAAATTGTTTTGCTCTATTTCAAGAAACACCCCCTCTTGCTTTTGAATTAGTAGAATACAACCCTGATCTAGATACGAAATTTCATTCTTTGAATGTCATTAAAAGAATTTTAAGCTGTTGCAATACTCTTCATAAAAAATCCATTACATTTTCATAG
- the hrcA gene encoding heat-inducible transcriptional repressor HrcA produces the protein MKPLTPKKPAKSQRERLILFGLIELYLKTGKPIGSHTLREQEFEALSPATIRNYFMKLEEEGYLKQQHSSGGRIPTSLAFKIYAEAHINKPRLSEQDKKNATRLFQKQTRELVVYLNQVTESLSELTNCAVFLSAPRFDQDFILDIKLVSIDQNRLLCVLISDFGLIHNEVLYVDKKISHSLLRKLESYFNWRLNKLDKPLLNQEEESLAAKLYKEAILRHIVSYTNFSVEDLFQAGFSKLLSYPDFNDASVLASGLSLFENKQQLRALLNKSCQIGKIHSWIGDDLHTFAPEATSCSVLAVPYHIHHTICGAFGILGPNRMPYRELFGLLEIAASIISDSLTSSMYKYKISFRQPKHSHLESKENPLILEKSSYLLLENKSLYQKGEIDDSRTK, from the coding sequence ATGAAGCCATTGACACCTAAAAAACCAGCTAAAAGTCAAAGAGAGCGCTTAATCCTATTTGGATTGATTGAGCTATATCTTAAAACAGGCAAACCAATTGGATCTCATACGCTTAGAGAACAAGAATTTGAAGCTTTGAGCCCAGCAACTATCCGCAATTATTTTATGAAATTAGAAGAAGAAGGCTATCTTAAACAGCAACACTCTTCTGGGGGGCGTATTCCCACTTCACTAGCGTTCAAAATCTATGCGGAAGCACATATAAATAAGCCACGTTTATCTGAACAAGATAAGAAGAATGCAACTCGTCTATTTCAAAAGCAAACAAGAGAACTCGTTGTCTATTTAAATCAAGTTACGGAATCTCTAAGCGAATTAACCAACTGCGCTGTCTTCCTTTCAGCTCCCCGTTTTGATCAAGATTTTATCTTAGATATTAAACTAGTAAGCATTGATCAAAACCGCTTGCTTTGCGTATTGATCAGTGATTTTGGCCTCATTCATAATGAAGTTTTATATGTTGATAAAAAAATTTCCCATTCCTTGCTGCGAAAATTGGAAAGTTATTTTAACTGGCGTCTTAATAAATTAGATAAACCTCTATTAAATCAAGAAGAAGAATCCCTTGCCGCCAAATTATACAAGGAAGCGATCTTAAGACACATCGTCTCTTATACTAATTTCAGTGTAGAAGACTTATTTCAAGCAGGCTTTTCTAAATTACTCTCTTATCCTGATTTTAATGATGCTTCCGTATTAGCAAGTGGGCTGTCTTTATTTGAAAACAAGCAACAGCTGCGCGCTCTGCTCAATAAGAGTTGTCAAATTGGCAAAATCCATTCCTGGATTGGAGATGATTTGCATACCTTTGCTCCAGAAGCAACCTCTTGCTCTGTGCTAGCAGTCCCCTATCACATCCACCATACAATCTGCGGAGCTTTTGGTATATTAGGGCCCAATCGCATGCCTTATCGAGAGCTTTTTGGGCTTTTAGAAATAGCTGCAAGCATTATTTCAGACTCGCTAACAAGCAGTATGTACAAATATAAAATTTCTTTTAGACAACCTAAACATTCCCATCTCGAATCTAAAGAAAACCCACTTATCTTAGAAAAGAGTTCCTACTTGCTATTGGAAAATAAATCGCTTTATCAGAAAGGAGAAATAGATGACTCAAGAACAAAATGA
- a CDS encoding ubiquitin carboxyl-terminal hydrolase: MTPTEAIKSFSYPSLGDQVQKITWQLYNDPLCSPVARIILPRLTGTLIHSVARICDCVLTLLPIMDCISTATYYKTINLVYPIQDCEQATNQLFERAMILSDLFFSYLIDIPTCWVFNLISPQDYQELFSTEGTISWTTTSISPIPGFENRAAANCAFNSCLQVILHHPEWRGIYEVVANHYKAKTEKEDKACGENMLAVLHTYDTALTVKKSIPAEISHKLRLATHHLNPLIAGDCSQQEDAHEIFAILIEKYEAILKETINLEQALIPEEQIRIKKEHLLHTSPIHFENKVTKYYELGEEVEKTKDIPSSLSENNTLTKTEIEWQLKIELNANKEISFSELLQKFFNGEEKKHVVFSENSPKLMKDGKCIQIELKKEEQEFSKKPNYLAIQFARFTYTEKGPSKIQTPITSILEQLDATALSIKSSASGIYELTSFITHRGSTNGGHYIAYLKKEAEWIKCDDETTSYANKSSLSEDLSNSYMCFYKLKTD; the protein is encoded by the coding sequence ATGACACCAACTGAAGCTATTAAATCCTTTTCTTACCCCTCCCTTGGAGATCAGGTTCAAAAAATAACCTGGCAACTCTATAACGATCCCTTATGCTCTCCTGTAGCAAGAATCATCCTACCACGGTTAACAGGAACCCTTATCCACTCTGTTGCACGAATTTGCGACTGCGTTTTAACTTTGCTTCCCATAATGGATTGCATCTCTACTGCGACCTATTACAAGACTATTAATTTAGTATATCCTATTCAGGACTGCGAACAGGCAACTAACCAACTTTTTGAAAGAGCTATGATTCTTTCTGATTTATTTTTTTCTTACCTAATAGATATTCCCACATGTTGGGTTTTCAACCTTATTAGCCCTCAAGACTATCAAGAGCTATTTTCTACAGAAGGTACAATCTCTTGGACTACCACATCTATATCTCCCATTCCAGGCTTTGAAAATCGAGCTGCTGCTAATTGCGCTTTTAATTCTTGCCTGCAGGTAATTTTACATCATCCTGAATGGCGCGGTATTTATGAAGTAGTTGCAAACCATTACAAGGCAAAAACAGAAAAGGAGGATAAAGCCTGCGGAGAAAACATGTTAGCTGTTTTACATACCTATGACACAGCTCTTACAGTCAAAAAATCTATTCCAGCTGAGATTTCTCACAAGCTGCGCCTTGCCACACATCATTTAAATCCGTTGATTGCTGGTGATTGTTCACAACAAGAAGACGCTCATGAGATTTTTGCCATTCTTATTGAAAAATATGAAGCGATCCTTAAAGAAACCATAAACTTAGAGCAGGCCCTGATTCCAGAAGAGCAAATACGTATAAAAAAAGAACATCTCTTACATACTTCTCCTATTCACTTTGAGAATAAAGTCACCAAATATTATGAGCTCGGTGAAGAAGTAGAAAAAACCAAAGATATCCCTTCCTCTTTAAGTGAAAATAATACACTTACAAAAACAGAGATTGAATGGCAGCTCAAAATTGAGCTAAATGCTAATAAAGAAATATCTTTCTCTGAACTTTTGCAAAAATTTTTTAATGGGGAAGAAAAAAAACATGTAGTATTTTCAGAAAACTCTCCAAAACTTATGAAAGATGGAAAGTGTATTCAAATAGAGTTAAAAAAAGAAGAACAAGAATTTAGTAAAAAACCTAACTATCTAGCTATCCAGTTTGCAAGGTTTACCTATACAGAAAAAGGCCCATCTAAAATTCAAACTCCTATTACTAGTATCCTTGAGCAATTAGATGCAACAGCTCTTAGCATTAAAAGTTCTGCTTCCGGAATATACGAATTAACCTCTTTTATTACTCATAGAGGAAGTACCAATGGCGGTCATTATATTGCCTATTTGAAAAAAGAAGCTGAATGGATAAAGTGTGATGATGAAACTACCTCTTATGCAAATAAGTCATCTCTATCAGAAGACCTATCAAACAGCTACATGTGTTTTTACAAGTTGAAAACAGATTAG
- a CDS encoding nucleotide exchange factor GrpE — protein sequence MTQEQNETPDAHELDDVKTHQQKAEQELEEYRDKYLRLLAEMDNTRKRMQKEKQEAIRFAIENALSDFLSPIDNLENALNSTKHMSKEVLNWAQGFQMITQQFKDALNQHGITAFSSDGNMFDPNLHYAIETKETEETPEGTILQEFIKGYKSSNRTIRPAHVKVAVLPESKKKEITDLEKPSLPEQDT from the coding sequence ATGACTCAAGAACAAAATGAAACGCCAGATGCCCATGAGCTAGATGATGTAAAGACTCATCAGCAAAAAGCAGAGCAAGAGCTGGAAGAATACAGGGATAAATACCTGCGCTTATTGGCTGAAATGGACAACACACGCAAAAGAATGCAAAAAGAAAAACAAGAAGCTATACGTTTTGCTATTGAAAATGCTCTATCCGATTTTTTAAGCCCTATTGACAACTTAGAAAATGCCTTAAACAGTACAAAGCATATGTCTAAAGAAGTGCTTAATTGGGCACAAGGGTTTCAAATGATCACGCAGCAATTTAAGGATGCATTGAACCAACATGGCATTACAGCTTTTAGCTCTGATGGCAATATGTTTGATCCTAACTTGCATTATGCAATTGAGACAAAAGAAACAGAAGAAACCCCAGAAGGAACCATCCTTCAAGAATTTATTAAAGGGTATAAAAGCAGCAATCGCACTATACGCCCAGCACACGTAAAGGTTGCTGTTTTGCCAGAATCAAAAAAGAAGGAAATAACCGATTTAGAAAAACCTTCTTTACCAGAACAAGATACATAA
- the dnaK gene encoding molecular chaperone DnaK yields MAQSNSNKKQVVIGVDLGTTNSCVAVMENGKATVISNAEGGRTTPSTVAYKDKNERLVGVPAKRQAVTNAKSTISSSKRFIGRKFNEVESEIKTVPYEITKNANGDVVFKVADKLITPEEVAAQILIKMKETAEAYLGHPVTEAVVTVPAYFNDSQRQSTKDAGKIAGLNVLRIIPEPTAAALAYGLEKKEDQKVAVFDLGGGTFDVSVLEIHGGVFEVLATNGDTHLGGDDFDNAILHWLLEEFKKETSIDLSKDSMALQRLRDAAEKAKIELSGTQTTEINQPFITMDASGPKHLALTLTRAKLDSLVHNLIERLVEPCEKALKDAKLTKEQINEVILVGGMSRMPAVEKKVKEIFGKEPHKGVNPDEVVAIGAAIQGAVLTGDVKDVLLLDVVPLTFGIETLGGVLTPIVERNTTIPTKKTQVFSTAADNQPAVTIVVLQGERKMAKDNREIGRFDLTEIPPAPRGMPQIEVAFDIDANGILHVSAKDTKSGKEQKIRIEAKSGLSEADIERMLKDAEDHAEEDKKNKEEAELKNEAEALSFQAQKALDEHKERIPQALAQEVQSRIDAVKKALGDKDISAIKAAHTDLNTQMQKIGEAMQSAQPAPDNQPPKNEKENIEDAEVEILDDEDKK; encoded by the coding sequence ATGGCACAATCTAATTCTAATAAAAAACAAGTTGTTATTGGTGTTGACCTAGGAACTACTAATTCTTGCGTTGCTGTTATGGAAAATGGCAAAGCAACAGTAATTTCCAATGCAGAAGGAGGACGCACCACTCCATCAACCGTTGCTTATAAAGATAAAAATGAACGCCTAGTAGGAGTTCCTGCAAAAAGACAAGCCGTTACCAATGCTAAGTCCACTATTTCTTCTTCTAAGCGTTTTATTGGGCGTAAATTTAATGAAGTAGAATCTGAAATCAAAACGGTCCCTTATGAAATCACTAAAAATGCAAATGGAGACGTGGTATTTAAAGTAGCTGATAAACTGATTACCCCTGAAGAAGTTGCGGCTCAAATTTTAATCAAAATGAAAGAAACAGCAGAAGCCTATTTAGGGCATCCCGTTACCGAAGCTGTTGTCACAGTTCCTGCTTATTTTAATGACTCTCAAAGACAATCGACAAAAGATGCAGGCAAAATCGCTGGTTTAAACGTCTTAAGAATTATCCCAGAGCCAACTGCTGCTGCTTTAGCTTATGGGCTAGAAAAAAAAGAAGATCAAAAAGTAGCGGTCTTTGACTTAGGTGGAGGTACATTCGATGTTTCTGTATTAGAAATTCACGGTGGTGTTTTCGAAGTGTTAGCAACAAACGGAGATACTCATCTAGGTGGTGATGACTTTGATAATGCTATTCTACATTGGCTGCTTGAGGAATTTAAAAAAGAAACCAGCATTGATTTAAGTAAAGACAGCATGGCTCTACAGCGTTTGCGCGATGCTGCAGAAAAAGCTAAAATTGAACTATCTGGTACGCAGACCACTGAAATTAATCAACCATTTATTACTATGGATGCGTCAGGCCCCAAACACCTTGCATTAACATTAACCAGAGCTAAGCTAGACTCCTTAGTTCATAACTTAATTGAACGCCTAGTTGAACCTTGTGAAAAAGCTCTTAAAGATGCGAAGTTAACCAAAGAGCAAATCAATGAGGTAATTCTGGTAGGTGGAATGTCTCGTATGCCAGCTGTTGAGAAAAAAGTAAAAGAAATATTTGGAAAAGAACCTCATAAAGGGGTCAATCCTGATGAAGTTGTAGCCATTGGCGCTGCTATCCAAGGTGCTGTGTTGACAGGCGATGTCAAAGATGTTTTATTGCTCGATGTAGTCCCCTTAACTTTTGGGATTGAAACATTAGGTGGAGTTCTAACTCCTATTGTAGAGAGAAATACAACGATTCCGACTAAAAAAACACAGGTTTTCTCTACTGCAGCTGATAATCAACCCGCTGTTACCATTGTCGTTTTGCAAGGAGAGCGTAAAATGGCTAAAGACAATAGGGAAATTGGCCGTTTTGATCTTACAGAGATCCCTCCTGCACCTCGTGGCATGCCACAAATCGAGGTGGCTTTCGATATTGATGCCAATGGTATCTTGCATGTATCAGCAAAAGATACAAAAAGTGGTAAAGAACAAAAAATTCGCATTGAGGCAAAATCTGGTTTATCTGAAGCTGACATTGAGCGCATGCTAAAAGATGCAGAAGATCACGCAGAAGAAGACAAAAAAAATAAAGAAGAAGCAGAACTGAAGAATGAAGCTGAAGCTTTATCTTTCCAAGCACAAAAAGCTTTGGATGAGCACAAAGAGCGCATTCCTCAAGCGCTTGCTCAAGAAGTACAAAGTAGAATAGATGCTGTGAAAAAAGCACTAGGCGATAAGGATATTTCTGCTATTAAAGCTGCTCATACAGATCTAAATACCCAAATGCAAAAAATTGGGGAAGCGATGCAGAGCGCGCAACCAGCACCAGATAACCAGCCACCAAAAAATGAGAAAGAAAACATAGAAGATGCAGAAGTAGAAATTCTCGATGATGAGGATAAAAAATAA
- a CDS encoding peptide ABC transporter substrate-binding protein, with protein sequence MDPRKGGEHYSAQMHFLFFEGLVKLYPDRSIKLAQAESYDVSEDNLTYTFHLRDTVWSNNTPVTAYDFEHSWKDILKPDFPSMNAQLFSPIKNADKAKKGLVFLDEVGIKAIDAKTLEITLEKPTPYLLKLLAFCVFSPVNIENDRKNPNWMYDAGPNFLCNGPFLLEKWDHENQIIAKYNPNYRKTEDAHPSKIIFNVVQKDDITLEMFEKGLVDMVGDCLTSIPLEAIPALEKKWAIHRAPRTSSMLIAFNTDKAPFNHPKIRRAFGLAINREELIGLSGNGCKKNIKTEHISEAYQASISATNMIPPVLKENRNRFFFQDNDVAQAKALLEEGMAELGITKEAFNPVVLYYYPRSSITGQVMQVIQQQWLNALGILIKIERLDYKIALNKLTTGDYFMSYVFWSAMYFDPMSILERFKYKSLAKNFSNWENQEYIQLLERSFHEQADTRFQTLEKAEKIFLNEMPVIPLYHEDYIYMVNPNLPFTIPLWGDRMLLPLSSKEVQSGSY encoded by the coding sequence ATGGATCCACGCAAAGGAGGAGAACACTATTCTGCACAGATGCATTTTCTGTTTTTTGAAGGACTTGTAAAGCTTTATCCGGACCGCTCTATTAAGCTTGCGCAAGCAGAATCTTATGATGTATCAGAGGACAATCTTACCTATACTTTCCATTTAAGAGACACTGTTTGGTCTAATAACACTCCAGTCACCGCCTATGACTTTGAACACTCTTGGAAAGATATTCTTAAACCCGATTTCCCCTCTATGAATGCACAGTTATTTTCCCCTATAAAAAATGCAGATAAGGCAAAAAAAGGACTTGTTTTCCTTGATGAAGTAGGGATCAAAGCAATAGATGCAAAAACTCTTGAGATCACTTTAGAAAAACCTACTCCTTACCTTCTTAAACTGCTTGCTTTCTGTGTTTTTTCACCTGTAAATATCGAAAATGATCGGAAAAATCCCAATTGGATGTATGATGCGGGCCCAAACTTTTTATGTAATGGTCCTTTTTTATTAGAAAAATGGGATCATGAAAATCAAATCATTGCTAAGTACAACCCTAACTATCGAAAAACAGAAGATGCGCATCCCAGTAAAATTATTTTTAATGTTGTTCAAAAAGATGATATAACATTAGAGATGTTTGAAAAGGGTTTAGTGGATATGGTTGGAGATTGTTTAACTTCCATTCCTTTAGAAGCAATTCCTGCTTTGGAAAAAAAATGGGCAATTCACCGTGCACCAAGAACTTCTTCCATGCTCATTGCTTTTAATACGGATAAAGCTCCTTTTAATCATCCTAAAATCCGTAGGGCTTTTGGTTTGGCGATTAATCGTGAGGAATTGATTGGATTATCTGGAAATGGATGTAAAAAAAATATTAAAACAGAACACATTAGCGAGGCCTATCAAGCAAGCATAAGTGCCACAAACATGATCCCTCCTGTATTAAAGGAAAACCGCAATCGATTTTTTTTCCAAGACAATGATGTAGCCCAAGCAAAGGCGTTATTAGAAGAAGGGATGGCTGAGTTAGGGATCACCAAAGAAGCTTTTAATCCTGTTGTTCTATACTACTATCCCCGCTCTTCTATTACAGGACAAGTCATGCAAGTAATCCAACAACAATGGCTCAATGCTTTAGGTATTTTAATTAAGATAGAGCGCCTAGATTATAAAATTGCATTGAATAAGCTAACTACAGGCGACTACTTCATGTCTTACGTATTCTGGAGTGCAATGTATTTTGACCCCATGAGTATTTTAGAAAGATTTAAATATAAGTCACTAGCGAAAAATTTCTCAAATTGGGAAAACCAAGAGTATATCCAACTATTAGAAAGATCCTTTCACGAGCAAGCAGATACAAGATTTCAAACTTTAGAAAAGGCAGAAAAAATCTTCTTAAACGAAATGCCAGTTATTCCTTTATATCATGAAGACTACATATACATGGTAAACCCAAACCTACCTTTCACTATCCCTCTATGGGGAGATCGAATGCTTTTACCCTTATCTTCTAAAGAGGTACAAAGTGGATCGTATTAA